From the Candidatus Delongbacteria bacterium genome, one window contains:
- a CDS encoding iron ABC transporter permease, translated as MRRAGMPRRGTRWPAWLLLCLLSLLSLPLALYSGALPLDLAQALHDPHSTSALILWEIRLPRVLLGWLAGAGLALAGALLQALFRNPLASPYTLGISSGAALGAGLVLGVGGGLGGSLGQLLPGWSVQGGAWLGAAITGGLVWSLGRRADRLAGGGLLLAGVALNFTFASLLLLLQVLADPSQSLRLLRWLMGGLDAAAWSALPVPALVCGLALGLAWLGSRELDLLSLGAQTAHTRGLHLPWLTAGIFWLSSLVVAALVAVTGPIGFVGMMAPHAARLLVGPGHRRLLPAAVLLGGAFLVLCDALARRLVAPAELPVGVITACVGGPVFLLLLLRRPR; from the coding sequence ATGAGGCGGGCCGGCATGCCCCGGCGCGGGACGCGCTGGCCGGCCTGGCTGCTGCTGTGCCTGCTCAGCCTGCTCAGCCTGCCCTTGGCCCTGTACAGCGGCGCCCTGCCGCTGGACCTGGCCCAGGCCCTGCACGATCCCCACTCCACCAGCGCGCTCATTCTCTGGGAGATCCGCCTGCCGCGCGTTCTGCTGGGCTGGCTGGCCGGGGCCGGGCTGGCGCTGGCGGGCGCGCTGCTGCAGGCGCTGTTCCGCAACCCGCTGGCCAGCCCCTACACCCTGGGCATCTCCAGCGGCGCGGCGCTGGGGGCCGGCCTCGTGCTGGGCGTGGGCGGCGGACTGGGCGGCAGCCTGGGCCAGCTGCTGCCCGGCTGGAGCGTCCAGGGCGGCGCCTGGCTGGGCGCGGCCATCACGGGAGGGCTGGTCTGGAGCCTGGGCCGACGGGCGGACCGCCTGGCGGGCGGAGGCCTGCTGCTGGCGGGCGTGGCCCTGAACTTCACCTTCGCCAGCCTGCTGCTGCTGCTCCAGGTGCTGGCGGATCCCAGCCAGAGCCTGCGCCTGCTGCGCTGGCTGATGGGCGGCCTGGACGCCGCTGCCTGGTCCGCCCTGCCCGTGCCCGCGCTGGTCTGCGGCCTGGCCCTGGGGCTGGCCTGGCTGGGCTCGCGGGAGCTGGACCTGCTGAGCCTGGGCGCCCAGACGGCCCACACCCGGGGCCTGCACTTGCCGTGGCTGACAGCCGGGATCTTCTGGCTCTCCTCGCTGGTGGTGGCCGCGCTGGTGGCGGTCACCGGACCCATCGGCTTCGTGGGCATGATGGCGCCCCACGCCGCGCGCCTGCTGGTGGGACCCGGCCATCGCCGCCTGCTGCCCGCGGCCGTGCTGCTGGGCGGCGCGTTTCTGGTGCTCTGCGACGCCCTGGCGCGCCGGTTGGTGGCGCCGGCCGAACTGCCCGTGGGTGTGATCACCGCCTGCGTGGGCGGCCCGGTCTTCCTGCTGCTCCTGCTGCGCCGCCCGCGCTGA
- a CDS encoding ABC transporter ATP-binding protein, with the protein MVLSVEQLEVPVSPDFVLHDVDFHLPAGSRLALIGPNGSGKSTLLKALILALPGRGRVLLDGRPLAALSARARARALCLLPQQEEGGAAFSVEDYVRLGRYPHLGWLGSFSALDQERVDWALEQAGCRAWRARRLGELSGGERQLVRLAAALAQESRILLLDEPAAFLDPGQRRRLWERLEHVLAGEGLSLVFVSHDVNEVLRRADRYLALQGGAGLRSGPVAELAEGDWLGDLYGLPLQAHRLPGQARPWLLERDAAPAAGSGSA; encoded by the coding sequence ATGGTCCTGAGCGTGGAGCAGTTGGAGGTTCCGGTCAGTCCGGACTTCGTCCTGCACGACGTGGACTTCCACCTGCCCGCGGGTTCGCGCCTGGCGCTCATCGGACCCAACGGCTCGGGGAAGTCCACGCTGCTCAAGGCCCTGATCCTGGCCCTGCCCGGCCGGGGCCGCGTCCTGCTGGACGGCCGTCCGCTGGCCGCGCTCTCCGCCCGCGCCCGGGCCCGGGCCCTCTGCCTGCTGCCCCAGCAGGAGGAGGGCGGCGCGGCCTTCAGCGTGGAGGACTACGTGCGGCTGGGTCGCTATCCGCACCTGGGTTGGCTGGGGAGTTTCAGCGCACTGGATCAGGAGCGCGTGGACTGGGCCCTGGAGCAGGCGGGCTGCCGCGCCTGGCGCGCCCGGCGGCTGGGCGAACTCTCCGGTGGTGAGCGGCAACTGGTGCGGCTGGCGGCCGCGCTGGCCCAGGAGTCGCGCATCCTGCTGCTGGACGAACCAGCGGCCTTTCTGGACCCCGGGCAGCGCCGCCGGCTCTGGGAGCGCCTGGAGCACGTGCTGGCCGGCGAGGGCCTCTCGCTGGTGTTCGTCAGCCACGACGTGAACGAGGTGCTGCGCCGGGCGGACCGCTACCTGGCCCTGCAGGGTGGCGCCGGGCTGCGCTCAGGACCCGTGGCCGAACTGGCCGAGGGCGACTGGCTGGGCGATCTCTACGGCCTGCCCCTCCAGGCGCACCGGCTGCCCGGCCAGGCGCGCCCCTGGCTGCTGGAGCGCGACGCCGCCCCCGCCGCCGGGAGCGGATCCGCATGA
- a CDS encoding NifB/NifX family molybdenum-iron cluster-binding protein gives MILCIPIDADQALDSPVCSHFGSAPAFLFVTVENGACRAVVNGNQHHAHGMCMPLQALQGETFDALVVGGIGMGALGKLDAAGIRVYMSAHATAGEVLSAFQAGTLAPMLPGQACSGHYAHGHSHS, from the coding sequence ATGATCCTCTGCATCCCCATCGACGCGGACCAGGCGCTGGACAGCCCGGTTTGCTCCCATTTCGGTTCGGCCCCGGCCTTTCTCTTCGTAACCGTTGAGAACGGAGCCTGCCGCGCCGTTGTCAACGGCAACCAACATCACGCCCATGGCATGTGCATGCCCCTGCAGGCGTTGCAGGGTGAGACCTTCGACGCGCTGGTCGTGGGTGGCATCGGCATGGGCGCGCTGGGCAAGCTGGACGCGGCGGGAATCCGCGTCTATATGTCCGCGCACGCCACCGCCGGTGAAGTGTTGAGCGCCTTCCAAGCGGGCACATTGGCCCCCATGCTCCCGGGCCAGGCCTGCAGCGGTCACTATGCCCACGGCCACAGCCACTCCTAA
- a CDS encoding YncE family protein, with protein sequence MFSSLRLRKAALWAAPIALATLLMGCESGDDGTDGPASTPIASITYDAVFVLNGAESSISVINTTTQAVTGTIELSGVNYIHHGYLSPDRSKLVVSAPGYDLSMGHGDDGMQHGVHGTVMVMDAHTGAMLASCQLPAPNHNVTPSPDGTELWTSQMTMPGSVLVLDAESLDILAEIPVGNMPAEVTFSPDGMRAFVANTGSNTVTIIDVASRAVLETLPVGEDPVGAWPGANGMMYVDCEHSMTIMVMDAMSMTMHHTYNLGFTPGMAALAPNGELWVTDADHGQVVFFNADADDRLGETPTGMGAHAIAFDGAGKAYISNQGAGTVCVVDVNSHAVLHTINVGNTPNGVVFRAQN encoded by the coding sequence ATGTTCAGCTCCCTTCGCCTCAGGAAGGCCGCGCTGTGGGCCGCACCCATCGCGCTGGCGACGCTATTGATGGGCTGCGAATCGGGGGATGATGGGACCGACGGCCCCGCCAGCACGCCGATCGCCTCCATCACCTACGACGCTGTGTTCGTCCTCAATGGAGCCGAAAGCTCGATCTCGGTCATCAACACGACCACACAGGCGGTCACCGGCACCATCGAGCTAAGCGGCGTCAATTACATCCATCATGGCTACCTAAGTCCTGATCGCTCCAAGCTGGTCGTTTCCGCACCTGGCTACGACTTGAGCATGGGGCATGGGGATGATGGCATGCAACACGGAGTTCATGGAACCGTGATGGTGATGGACGCGCACACAGGGGCCATGCTGGCCTCCTGCCAATTGCCGGCGCCCAATCACAACGTGACACCATCACCCGATGGAACCGAGCTCTGGACTTCCCAGATGACCATGCCTGGGAGCGTCCTGGTCCTTGACGCCGAGTCCTTGGACATCCTGGCGGAGATCCCGGTGGGGAACATGCCGGCAGAGGTGACCTTCAGCCCGGACGGCATGCGCGCTTTTGTGGCCAACACAGGCTCCAACACCGTCACGATCATTGACGTGGCAAGCCGCGCGGTTCTCGAGACCCTGCCCGTGGGTGAGGACCCAGTGGGTGCTTGGCCGGGCGCTAATGGCATGATGTACGTCGACTGCGAACACTCGATGACGATCATGGTCATGGACGCCATGAGCATGACAATGCATCACACCTACAACCTGGGCTTCACTCCCGGCATGGCGGCGCTGGCCCCCAATGGCGAGCTCTGGGTGACGGACGCGGACCATGGCCAAGTCGTGTTCTTCAATGCAGATGCGGACGATCGCCTGGGGGAAACGCCAACTGGGATGGGCGCGCACGCGATTGCGTTTGACGGCGCTGGCAAGGCCTACATCAGCAATCAGGGCGCGGGTACGGTGTGCGTGGTGGATGTGAATTCGCACGCGGTGCTGCATACCATCAACGTGGGTAACACACCGAATGGAGTCGTCTTCCGGGCACAGAACTGA
- a CDS encoding helical backbone metal receptor, with product MKHRCGGDALRRAGRGLLLLIGLLLGLAPVVRAAAPRRVVSLVPSLTETAAALGASAQLVGRSRYCLHPAALRRLPDVGGYLDPAWEALLGLRPDLVLLTPQSRETSRRLRQLRVPVLEISQDRLPEIWAGMETLAAALGHPGRGARLADSLRAELRALGRRPAGPAPGVPPRVPPRVLLVAGRSPEAGPPRDLWVIGRGSWLNDLLEALGARNAVADLRPSLPALSREGLLALQADWIIELWPSGSPPPRSAAALERDWLAWPELNAVARGQVRVLLDDRLIVPGPRLVEGARRLDELLHSGR from the coding sequence ATGAAGCATCGGTGCGGTGGTGATGCCCTGCGCCGCGCCGGGCGCGGACTCCTGCTGTTGATAGGTCTCTTGCTCGGGCTGGCACCTGTTGTCCGGGCCGCGGCGCCGCGCCGGGTGGTCAGCCTGGTGCCCAGCCTGACGGAGACGGCCGCGGCCCTGGGCGCTTCTGCGCAACTGGTGGGTCGCAGCCGCTACTGTCTGCATCCGGCCGCCCTGCGCCGCCTGCCCGACGTGGGCGGCTACCTGGATCCGGCCTGGGAGGCGCTGCTGGGCCTGCGGCCCGACCTGGTGCTGCTGACCCCCCAGAGCCGCGAGACCAGCCGGCGCCTGCGCCAGCTGCGCGTGCCCGTGCTGGAGATTTCCCAGGACCGCCTGCCCGAGATCTGGGCGGGGATGGAGACCCTGGCGGCCGCGCTGGGCCACCCGGGCCGCGGTGCGCGGCTGGCGGATTCCCTGCGGGCCGAGCTGCGCGCGCTGGGCCGGCGGCCGGCCGGACCCGCACCGGGCGTGCCTCCACGCGTGCCTCCACGCGTGCTGCTGGTGGCGGGGCGCAGCCCCGAGGCCGGTCCGCCGCGCGACCTCTGGGTGATCGGGCGCGGCAGCTGGCTGAACGACTTGTTGGAGGCCCTGGGGGCGCGCAACGCCGTGGCGGACCTGCGGCCCAGTCTGCCGGCCCTCTCGCGGGAGGGCCTGCTGGCCCTGCAGGCCGACTGGATCATCGAACTCTGGCCCTCGGGCTCGCCGCCACCGCGCTCTGCCGCCGCCCTGGAGCGCGATTGGCTGGCCTGGCCCGAGCTAAACGCCGTGGCGCGCGGGCAGGTGCGCGTGCTGCTGGACGACCGCCTGATCGTGCCCGGCCCGCGGCTGGTGGAGGGCGCCCGGCGCCTGGACGAGCTTCTGCATTCCGGCCGCTAA
- a CDS encoding ATP-binding protein: MPIPIPIDPWAWPVTRKALLWLWLPILVITAAHFLTPDTEDWLHDILRRLYYMPIILAAFLFGLRGSLAVAVVSSVLYLPHAFMMMDHQGSMLHHDPTGTANKVLEILLYNVVALVTGLLVEREHRARAELEQQMEHMREIEAQVIRTGRLQALGQLSAGLAHEIRNPLATLKAAAALVGEEVPETSPRRRFVGILEQELVRLERLLERFLAFARPAALQVRQVEVSEVIERATAMARPQANLRGILIEASSSASVSLSCDPDRLAQVLLNVLLNAVQFSPDQGLIEIVYERLARPQGSVHVISVRDEGPGVDPAHREQLFDPFFTTRPEGTGLGLSIASRLMDEHGGWIEEENRPEGGAEFRVVLPA, from the coding sequence ATGCCCATCCCAATCCCCATCGACCCGTGGGCCTGGCCCGTCACGCGCAAGGCGCTGCTCTGGCTGTGGCTTCCCATCCTGGTCATCACCGCGGCGCATTTTCTCACGCCGGACACGGAGGACTGGCTGCACGACATCCTCAGGCGCTTGTACTACATGCCCATCATCCTGGCGGCCTTCCTGTTCGGGCTGCGGGGCTCGCTGGCCGTGGCCGTGGTGTCCTCCGTTCTCTATCTGCCGCACGCCTTCATGATGATGGACCACCAAGGGTCCATGCTGCACCACGATCCCACCGGCACGGCCAACAAAGTCCTGGAGATCCTGCTCTACAACGTCGTGGCCCTGGTCACGGGCCTTCTGGTCGAACGCGAGCATCGCGCACGCGCCGAGCTGGAGCAGCAGATGGAGCACATGCGGGAGATCGAGGCACAGGTGATCAGGACTGGGCGCCTGCAGGCCCTGGGACAGCTGAGCGCGGGCCTGGCCCACGAGATCCGCAATCCGCTGGCCACGCTGAAAGCCGCCGCCGCGCTGGTGGGTGAAGAGGTTCCCGAGACATCGCCCCGTCGACGCTTCGTGGGCATCTTGGAGCAGGAACTCGTGCGTCTTGAGCGACTGTTGGAGCGCTTCCTGGCCTTCGCCCGCCCGGCGGCCTTGCAGGTGCGGCAGGTCGAGGTCTCCGAGGTCATCGAACGTGCCACGGCCATGGCTCGCCCACAGGCTAATTTGCGGGGAATCCTCATCGAGGCCTCCTCGTCGGCCTCCGTCAGCCTCTCCTGCGATCCGGACCGGTTGGCCCAGGTCCTGCTCAACGTGCTGCTCAATGCCGTGCAGTTCAGTCCGGACCAAGGCCTTATTGAAATCGTCTACGAGCGGCTCGCCCGACCCCAGGGGAGCGTGCACGTGATCAGCGTGCGCGACGAAGGACCGGGAGTGGATCCCGCCCACCGGGAACAATTGTTTGACCCTTTCTTCACCACAAGGCCGGAAGGCACGGGGTTGGGCTTGTCCATCGCCAGCCGTTTGATGGATGAGCATGGGGGCTGGATCGAGGAAGAGAATCGTCCGGAGGGCGGAGCGGAGTTCCGCGTGGTCTTGCCTGCCTGA
- a CDS encoding DUF134 domain-containing protein, with translation MSRPPCRRRIAGQPAAALFKPQGLPLCELEQVAMTLDEFEALRLADLDGLYQEDAALRMGVSRATFGRILEAAHRKVADALVHGKALRIEGGPVTMTERRCCRLHDTPGG, from the coding sequence ATGTCACGACCCCCTTGCCGTCGACGCATCGCTGGCCAACCCGCCGCGGCGCTCTTCAAGCCCCAGGGCCTGCCGCTCTGCGAGCTGGAGCAGGTGGCGATGACCCTGGACGAGTTCGAGGCCCTGCGCCTGGCAGACCTTGACGGCCTGTACCAGGAGGACGCGGCCCTGCGGATGGGAGTCTCGCGCGCCACCTTCGGTCGCATCCTCGAGGCGGCCCACCGCAAGGTGGCCGACGCCCTGGTGCATGGCAAGGCGCTGCGCATCGAAGGCGGCCCCGTGACCATGACGGAGCGCCGCTGCTGCCGCTTGCACGACACACCGGGCGGCTGA
- a CDS encoding T9SS type A sorting domain-containing protein: MSMKQVLSLMAIAGLCSSASAYLFTFEMGLGQDGQQILSYNGVSFENDLGDPWVYLDGQLYNCSSYPSGAWGGEYWINDSVGAWATQNSSYGKITVDNADATYFEIGYSAYSNFYLEAYDVNDVMIDMDAGGPNLRFLNSNENGPGRLHVDAPSGSYIAYVIVHDSGNYWVIDNVETDATGIFVGAEEQPQLFSLEQNAPNPFNPSTEIRFSLSEVAPVRLTVYDLRGAEVAELWNGLAARGETSVRFEANGLPSGVYYYTLEAQGQVETRKMVLVK, translated from the coding sequence ATGAGCATGAAGCAGGTTCTTTCCCTGATGGCGATCGCCGGCCTGTGCAGCAGCGCATCCGCCTATCTGTTCACCTTTGAGATGGGGCTGGGCCAGGACGGGCAGCAAATCCTGTCCTACAACGGCGTGTCCTTCGAAAACGACCTGGGAGATCCCTGGGTGTACCTGGACGGGCAGCTCTACAACTGCTCCAGCTACCCCAGCGGCGCCTGGGGCGGCGAGTACTGGATCAACGACAGCGTGGGCGCCTGGGCCACGCAGAACTCCAGCTACGGCAAGATCACCGTGGACAACGCCGACGCCACCTACTTCGAGATCGGCTACAGCGCCTACAGCAACTTCTACCTGGAAGCCTATGACGTCAATGACGTGATGATCGACATGGACGCCGGCGGCCCCAATCTGCGCTTCCTGAACAGCAACGAGAACGGTCCCGGTCGCCTGCACGTGGACGCCCCCAGCGGCAGCTACATCGCCTACGTGATCGTCCACGATTCGGGCAACTACTGGGTGATCGACAACGTCGAGACCGACGCCACGGGCATCTTCGTCGGCGCCGAGGAGCAGCCCCAGCTGTTCAGCCTGGAGCAGAACGCCCCCAACCCCTTCAACCCGAGCACGGAAATCCGCTTCAGCCTGAGCGAGGTCGCGCCGGTCCGCTTGACCGTGTACGACCTGCGGGGCGCGGAAGTGGCCGAGCTCTGGAACGGTCTGGCCGCCCGCGGCGAGACCAGCGTGCGCTTCGAGGCCAACGGCCTGCCGTCCGGCGTCTACTACTACACGCTGGAGGCCCAGGGCCAGGTGGAGACGCGCAAAATGGTCCTGGTGAAGTAA
- a CDS encoding TonB-dependent receptor, giving the protein MGGWKNRVGGLSLLLLGTLPGWSQDVGFDRPVELEELVVTATRTPLRLEQVASAVTVLGRSEIEQSGAADLAALLEQLPFLDISRAGGPGGTATLRLRGLNDSHTLLLVDGVELNDPISPGRSVDLGTLPLESIERVEVLRGPQSALYGADAVGGVVQIFTRRGRPGAWASLSGGSHGRTGSSAGFSRLLGPLELNLDLGRESLTGFSAARPAPEAGDADGLRSSHGRLGLAWQARPGLRLNADLSGERSRAELDNFGGPGGDDPDYHARTERAGGRLGAELTQAGGQSVATVWEQATRREYRNRPDAAHPGESEDSEYRGRITHAGLQHVRGLPGGHQLLVAAEWEREAGDYRYASASSFGPWLEQLSERSQHQLSFVLQDQWTRGPLLLTGSLRRDQPAQESARLTGRMTAGVAPQPGWWLRGSYGSGFKAPSLYQRHSPSGNLELAPEHAHGWDLGLDWHAAALQASFSWFRTQLQDQIDYDAASWRYVNLGRTTAAGLEADGRGPLPGGLEWSARWTWQHSVDARTGRDLLRRPRQLGRLGLSGSWGAARLGAAWRHEGARRDLDFSAWPAQPVELAAFSCVDLRAAWEPVPRWQAWLSVQNVLAADSQEIWGYNGQPRAWRLGLDWNL; this is encoded by the coding sequence ATGGGTGGGTGGAAGAATCGGGTGGGCGGGCTGTCCCTGCTGCTGCTGGGGACGCTGCCGGGCTGGTCGCAGGACGTCGGCTTCGACCGCCCGGTGGAGCTCGAGGAGCTGGTGGTCACCGCCACGCGCACGCCCCTGCGCCTGGAGCAAGTGGCCAGCGCCGTGACCGTGCTGGGGCGCTCGGAGATCGAGCAGAGCGGGGCGGCGGACCTGGCCGCGCTGCTCGAGCAGCTGCCCTTCCTGGACATCAGCCGGGCGGGCGGTCCCGGCGGGACGGCCACGCTGCGCCTGCGCGGGCTGAACGACTCGCACACCCTGCTGCTGGTGGACGGCGTGGAACTCAACGATCCCATCAGCCCGGGACGGAGCGTGGACCTGGGCACGCTGCCGCTGGAGTCCATCGAGCGCGTGGAGGTCCTGCGCGGCCCCCAGAGCGCGCTTTACGGCGCGGACGCGGTGGGCGGCGTGGTGCAGATCTTCACCCGTCGCGGGCGGCCCGGCGCTTGGGCCTCGCTTTCCGGCGGCAGCCACGGCCGGACCGGCAGTTCTGCCGGCTTCAGCCGGTTGCTGGGCCCCCTGGAACTCAACCTGGATCTGGGGCGCGAGAGTCTGACGGGGTTCTCCGCCGCGCGGCCGGCCCCGGAGGCGGGCGACGCCGACGGGCTGCGCTCCAGCCACGGTAGACTGGGTCTGGCCTGGCAGGCGCGGCCCGGTCTGCGCCTGAATGCCGACCTAAGCGGCGAGCGCTCCCGCGCCGAGCTGGACAACTTCGGTGGCCCCGGCGGCGACGACCCCGACTATCACGCCCGGACGGAACGTGCGGGCGGCCGTCTGGGGGCGGAGCTGACGCAGGCGGGCGGACAGAGCGTCGCCACCGTCTGGGAGCAGGCCACCCGGCGCGAGTACCGCAATCGTCCGGACGCGGCCCATCCCGGCGAGAGCGAGGATTCCGAGTACCGCGGCCGGATCACCCACGCGGGACTGCAGCACGTGCGCGGCCTGCCCGGCGGACACCAGTTGCTGGTCGCCGCGGAGTGGGAGCGCGAGGCGGGCGACTATCGCTACGCCTCCGCCAGCTCTTTCGGTCCCTGGCTGGAGCAACTGAGCGAGCGGAGCCAGCACCAGCTCTCGTTCGTGTTACAAGACCAGTGGACACGCGGCCCGCTGCTGCTCACCGGCTCCCTGCGCCGGGACCAGCCCGCCCAGGAATCCGCCCGGCTCACCGGACGCATGACGGCGGGGGTTGCGCCGCAGCCGGGCTGGTGGCTGCGCGGCAGCTACGGCAGCGGCTTCAAGGCCCCCAGCCTCTATCAGCGTCACAGCCCCAGCGGCAATCTGGAGCTGGCTCCTGAGCACGCCCACGGCTGGGATCTGGGCCTGGATTGGCACGCCGCGGCCCTGCAGGCCTCCTTCAGCTGGTTTCGCACCCAGCTGCAGGATCAGATCGACTACGACGCGGCCAGCTGGCGCTACGTCAACCTGGGCCGCACCACCGCTGCGGGGCTGGAGGCCGACGGCCGCGGCCCGCTGCCCGGCGGGCTGGAGTGGAGCGCGCGCTGGACCTGGCAGCACTCCGTGGACGCGCGCACGGGGCGGGACCTGCTGCGCCGACCGCGCCAGCTGGGCCGGCTGGGCCTGAGCGGGAGCTGGGGCGCGGCCCGGCTTGGGGCGGCCTGGCGCCACGAGGGCGCGCGGAGGGATCTGGACTTCAGCGCCTGGCCCGCCCAGCCCGTGGAATTGGCGGCTTTTTCCTGCGTGGACCTGCGCGCCGCCTGGGAGCCAGTCCCGCGCTGGCAGGCCTGGCTGAGCGTGCAAAACGTGCTGGCCGCGGACAGCCAGGAGATCTGGGGCTACAACGGTCAGCCGCGCGCCTGGCGGCTGGGTCTGGACTGGAACCTGTGA
- a CDS encoding sodium ion-translocating decarboxylase subunit beta: MDGLFAGLTALRWDQLVMMLVGGVLIYLAIKKEYEPGLLLPIGFGAILANIPFSAALDQVVDGQHIEGALSLLFRFGILTEIFPLLIFVAIGAMIDFSPLFRMPQLMLFGAAAQFGIFFTMMVATLFGFDLKEAASIGIIGSADGPTSIYVATRFAKHLLGPISVAAYSYMALVPIIQPPVIRLLTTPAERRIRMDAPARQVSRTVLILFPIVVTVLAGLIAPTSVALIGFLMFGNLVRECGVLNKLSLAAQNELASLVTLLLGITIAATMSAEQFLTPATLFIIAMGLVAFVFDTAGGVLFAKLLNLFLKRKINPMIGATGISAFPMSARVIHTMGLKEDPTNYLLMYAVSANVSGQIGSVIAGGLILALVS, translated from the coding sequence ATGGATGGCTTGTTCGCGGGGCTGACCGCCCTGCGCTGGGACCAATTGGTGATGATGCTGGTGGGCGGGGTGCTGATCTACCTGGCCATCAAAAAGGAATATGAACCCGGGTTGCTGCTGCCCATCGGGTTCGGGGCCATTCTGGCCAACATCCCCTTCTCGGCGGCGCTGGATCAGGTGGTGGACGGACAGCACATCGAAGGCGCCTTAAGCCTGCTGTTCCGCTTTGGCATCCTGACGGAGATCTTCCCCCTGCTGATCTTCGTGGCCATCGGGGCGATGATCGACTTCTCGCCGCTCTTTCGCATGCCCCAGCTGATGCTGTTCGGCGCGGCGGCCCAGTTCGGGATCTTCTTCACCATGATGGTGGCCACGCTGTTCGGCTTCGATTTGAAAGAGGCGGCCTCCATCGGGATCATCGGGTCCGCCGACGGCCCCACCTCGATCTACGTGGCCACGCGCTTCGCCAAACATCTGCTGGGGCCGATCTCCGTGGCGGCCTACAGCTACATGGCGCTGGTGCCCATCATCCAGCCGCCGGTGATCCGCCTGCTCACCACGCCGGCCGAACGGCGGATCCGGATGGACGCGCCCGCCCGCCAGGTCTCGCGGACGGTGCTGATCCTCTTCCCCATCGTCGTCACCGTGCTGGCCGGCCTGATCGCGCCCACCAGCGTGGCGCTGATCGGCTTCCTGATGTTCGGCAACCTGGTGCGCGAATGCGGCGTGCTGAACAAGCTCTCCCTGGCCGCGCAAAACGAGCTGGCCAGCCTGGTAACCCTGCTCTTGGGCATCACCATCGCGGCCACCATGAGCGCCGAGCAGTTCCTGACCCCCGCCACCTTGTTCATCATCGCCATGGGGCTGGTGGCCTTCGTCTTCGACACGGCGGGCGGCGTGCTGTTCGCCAAGCTGCTCAACCTCTTCCTCAAGCGGAAAATCAACCCGATGATCGGGGCCACGGGCATTTCGGCCTTCCCCATGTCGGCCCGGGTGATCCACACCATGGGCCTGAAGGAAGATCCCACGAATTATCTGCTGATGTACGCGGTGAGCGCCAATGTGTCGGGCCAGATCGGCAGCGTCATCGCCGGCGGGCTGATCCTGGCCCTGGTGAGTTAG
- a CDS encoding site-specific integrase produces MRRFRFTQKTLEDLRTDLPREYVYDEQIRLLAVMVTRAGSKSFYVLKTREGKKKFVRIGSVAEVPIPRARTLAAEILLKVATGEEVGAPKARAARAGAFTLEVAYLEYRRYLEQHRKPNTIYQFNRQWEKFLKPWAGDRPMRSIRRHEVVNLHQQIGEQNGHHQANRVIAFLRAIINRAIREHELALANPANAIMFYRENQRSRRLMREEVPAFFRSVDDEPNVDIRDFILVSLFTGARKSNVLSMRWCDISLDRGVWIVPASDSKNSKELDVLLSKPVLDILQTRLQHVRGEFVFPGRVGRTNQHMMDPKMGWYRICERAGMTDLHMHDLRRSLASFQIDAGTPLEVIQKTLGHESKTTTEIYARMALETVRASVERAAEDILRAKKG; encoded by the coding sequence ATGCGCCGATTTCGATTTACGCAAAAGACCCTTGAAGATCTGCGGACTGACCTGCCGCGCGAGTACGTGTATGACGAGCAGATACGCCTGCTGGCCGTGATGGTCACGCGGGCCGGTTCTAAGTCATTCTACGTGCTCAAGACGCGGGAAGGAAAGAAGAAATTCGTCCGCATTGGCTCCGTAGCGGAAGTGCCAATTCCGAGGGCGAGAACCCTAGCGGCGGAAATCCTGCTGAAGGTCGCCACGGGGGAGGAGGTCGGAGCCCCAAAGGCGCGTGCCGCACGCGCTGGCGCATTCACACTGGAGGTCGCCTACCTGGAGTACCGACGGTATTTGGAGCAGCATCGCAAGCCCAACACGATCTACCAGTTCAACCGCCAGTGGGAAAAGTTCCTAAAGCCATGGGCGGGGGACAGACCCATGAGGTCAATTCGCCGTCACGAGGTGGTTAACCTGCACCAGCAGATCGGCGAGCAGAACGGCCACCACCAAGCCAACCGCGTGATCGCCTTCCTGCGCGCCATCATCAACCGGGCCATCCGCGAGCACGAGCTGGCCCTTGCCAACCCGGCAAACGCCATCATGTTTTACCGTGAAAACCAGCGTTCTCGCAGGCTGATGCGCGAGGAAGTTCCTGCCTTCTTTCGCTCCGTGGATGATGAGCCCAATGTGGACATCAGGGACTTTATCCTGGTGTCCTTGTTCACCGGCGCACGCAAGTCCAACGTGCTCTCGATGCGTTGGTGTGATATCTCCCTGGACCGCGGCGTCTGGATCGTGCCAGCCAGCGACTCGAAGAACAGCAAAGAGCTGGACGTCCTCCTTTCGAAGCCCGTGTTGGACATCCTCCAGACGCGCCTGCAGCATGTGCGTGGCGAATTCGTCTTCCCGGGACGCGTCGGGCGCACGAACCAGCACATGATGGATCCCAAGATGGGCTGGTACCGGATCTGCGAGCGGGCAGGGATGACCGATCTGCACATGCACGACCTGCGCCGCAGCCTGGCCTCCTTCCAGATCGACGCCGGAACGCCGCTGGAAGTGATCCAAAAGACCCTGGGGCACGAATCCAAGACCACGACAGAGATCTACGCGAGGATGGCCTTGGAAACGGTGCGGGCCAGTGTGGAGCGTGCGGCCGAGGACATTCTGCGGGCGAAGAAGGGATGA